A section of the Haliaeetus albicilla chromosome 6, bHalAlb1.1, whole genome shotgun sequence genome encodes:
- the OLIG2 gene encoding oligodendrocyte transcription factor 2, whose amino-acid sequence MDSDASLVSSRPSSPEPDDLFLTARNKGSGGGFTGGTVSSSTQSDSPPELSAELRSAMSAAGVVVVDKLGFKSSSSSSSSSSSSSSKKDKKQMTEPELQQLRLKINSRERKRMHDLNIAMDGLREVMPYAHGPSVRKLSKIATLLLARNYILMLTNSLEEMKRLVSEIYGGHHAGFHPAACPGGMGAHSAPLPGHPGHPASHPVHHPILPPAAVSSASLPGSGLSAVSSIRPPHGLLKSPSAAAAAPLGSGFQHWGGMPCPCSMCQVSAPPHHHVSGMGTASLPRLATDTK is encoded by the coding sequence ATGGACTCGGACGCCAGCCTGGTCTCCAGCCGCCCGTCCTCCCCGGAGCCCGATGACCTCTTCCTCACGGCCAGGAATAAAGGCAGCGGCGGGGGCTTCACGGGCGGCACCGTGTCCAGCTCCACGCAGAGCGACTCCCCGCCGGAGCTGAGCGCCGAGCTGCGCAGCGCCATGAGCGCTgcgggggtggtggtggtggacaAGCTGGGCTTCAAGTCCTCGTCGTCGTCCTCCTCCTcgtcgtcctcctcctcctccaagaAGGACAAGAAGCAGATGACGGAGccggagctgcagcagctgcggCTGAAGATCAACAGCCGGGAGCGCAAGCGGATGCACGACCTGAACATCGCCATGGACGGGCTGCGGGAGGTGATGCCCTACGCCCACGGCCCGTCGGTGCGCAAGCTCTCCAAGATCGCCACGCTCCTCCTGGCGCGCAACTACATCCTCATGCTCACCAACTCCCTGGAGGAGATGAAGCGCCTGGTCAGCGAGATCTACGGCGGGCACCACGCCGGCTTCCACCCCGCCGCCTGCCCCGGCGGCATGGGCGCCCACTCCGCCCCGCTGCCCGGCCACCCGGGCCACCCCGCCTCGCACCCCGTCCACCACCCCATCCTGCCCCCCGCCGCCGTCTCCAGCGCCTCCCTGCCCGGCTCCGGCCTCTCGGCCGTCAGCTCCATCCGGCCCCCCCACGGGCTCCTCAAGTCGccctcggccgccgccgccgccccgctgGGCAGCGGCTTCCAGCACTGGGGGGGGATGCCCTGCCCCTGCAGCATGTGCCAGGTGTCGGCCCCGCCGCACCACCACGTCTCCGGCATGGGCACCGCCAGCCTCCCCAGATTAGCCACCGACACCAAATGA